From a region of the Syntrophorhabdaceae bacterium genome:
- a CDS encoding cation transporter has protein sequence MEETIISIEGMSCQHCVMQVDKALKTLGGIADSEVTIGAAKVHYDETRVKKEDIVAAIEAAGYKVK, from the coding sequence ATGGAGGAGACCATAATCAGCATCGAGGGGATGAGCTGTCAGCACTGCGTCATGCAGGTGGACAAGGCCCTGAAGACATTGGGCGGCATCGCGGATTCAGAGGTAACCATAGGCGCCGCAAAGGTGCATTACGATGAGACCCGGGTGAAGAAAGAAGATATCGTGGCCGCCATCGAGGCAGCGGGTTATAAGGTAAAGTAG
- a CDS encoding nucleoside triphosphate pyrophosphatase, translated as MFQVKDGVSIILASESTRRIDILRSLGISFSIIPPDIDERREKDETPRDFVLRISLEKAQKVGSHFPDKWVIGADTIVVNRGKVLGKPKDDADAFNMLKSLRNKWHKVMTGYCVLNVSKSIMYRDAVETRVFVRDLSDEEIIKYIRTSEPLGKAGSYAVQGKGGYMVKEIKGSYSNVVGLPICEVAEVLLSLGVLS; from the coding sequence ATGTTTCAGGTAAAGGACGGAGTTTCAATTATATTAGCAAGCGAATCCACGAGACGGATTGATATATTAAGGAGTCTGGGCATCTCTTTTTCGATCATCCCCCCTGATATAGACGAACGGAGAGAAAAAGATGAGACGCCAAGGGACTTTGTGCTGAGGATCTCTCTTGAGAAGGCGCAGAAGGTGGGCTCTCATTTTCCGGATAAATGGGTGATCGGGGCGGACACGATCGTCGTGAACAGGGGGAAGGTCCTCGGGAAGCCGAAGGACGACGCCGATGCCTTCAATATGCTGAAATCGCTCCGGAATAAATGGCACAAGGTGATGACGGGCTATTGCGTCCTCAACGTATCGAAAAGTATCATGTACCGCGATGCGGTCGAGACGAGGGTTTTCGTGAGAGACCTTTCCGATGAGGAAATCATCAAGTATATCCGGACCTCCGAACCCCTCGGGAAGGCAGGCTCCTATGCCGTCCAGGGTAAGGGCGGCTACATGGTAAAAGAGATAAAAGGCTCCTATTCGAACGTGGTGGGCCTTCCCATCTGCGAGGTGGCAGAGGTCCTCCTCTCCCTGGGCGTTCTTTCGTGA
- a CDS encoding DUF2752 domain-containing protein gives MKVREMESIDPGHGAFSSREEGAENYCLKKYLLPRKMAIAFLAGLGSISLLYLLGALPLLHAAMSSLSFCPFRLLTHLDCPGCGMTRSLMALASGDPWRAACLHPFSFFLIFVVCLSLMPAPWLRRAPRRTAGLLVGFYMATLVAVVVYWIVFKVLELQF, from the coding sequence TTGAAAGTTCGGGAGATGGAGTCGATCGATCCGGGGCATGGGGCCTTCTCTTCGAGGGAAGAAGGGGCAGAAAATTATTGCCTGAAAAAGTACCTGCTCCCCCGAAAAATGGCGATAGCCTTTCTTGCGGGTCTCGGGAGCATCTCCCTCCTTTATCTCCTCGGGGCGCTCCCCCTCCTTCATGCGGCCATGTCTTCCCTTTCATTCTGCCCTTTCCGGCTCCTTACGCACCTGGACTGCCCCGGGTGCGGAATGACGCGGTCACTGATGGCCCTCGCCTCGGGCGATCCGTGGAGGGCGGCCTGTCTCCATCCCTTCTCCTTCTTTCTTATTTTTGTGGTATGTCTCAGCCTTATGCCCGCGCCATGGCTCAGGAGGGCGCCCCGGCGAACGGCCGGATTGCTCGTCGGGTTTTATATGGCGACGCTTGTGGCCGTGGTCGTCTACTGGATTGTGTTCAAGGTCCTGGAGCTCCAATTTTGA
- a CDS encoding DUF4234 domain-containing protein → MEDRAGVPGGGEKFVSSILLDIILWIITCGIYGLFWTARQMKAVNYLLGREKFSFLKWLLFCLITCGIYHIFYEYSMAQSLVEVQGRLGRPVASSLPVISVILSVIGLYIVADAIQQDEINRLFGR, encoded by the coding sequence ATGGAAGATCGAGCCGGTGTTCCCGGCGGGGGAGAGAAATTCGTATCGAGTATTCTGCTGGACATCATCCTGTGGATCATAACCTGCGGCATCTATGGCCTCTTCTGGACGGCCCGGCAGATGAAGGCGGTAAACTACCTCCTCGGCCGGGAGAAATTCAGTTTCCTGAAGTGGCTGCTCTTTTGCCTCATTACCTGCGGCATCTATCATATCTTCTATGAATATTCGATGGCCCAATCCCTGGTGGAAGTCCAGGGCAGGCTGGGGAGGCCCGTGGCATCGAGCCTTCCGGTGATCAGCGTGATACTCTCCGTGATAGGACTCTATATCGTGGCGGATGCCATCCAGCAAGACGAGATTAACAGGCTTTTCGGCAGGTGA
- a CDS encoding molybdopterin-dependent oxidoreductase, which produces MSITAPAGTDGSGSGKAGGFTRRLFLAALAVAPAILAIPSSLRAFFLRTFPVRTVERDTFAFDAGTGTIYWKETKSREPFALLLDGLVEKPIRLSYAELQAMPQVSQISDFHCVEGWSIQDVEWKGIRFQELLKKVKLTDGVAYVTFHSLGSTGSQPFGQDHYIESFAIKDLVDPKKECLLAFGQDGKPLTHDHGAPCRVIAPFDLAYKNIKFVCRMEFSQYQKAGWWTLVEPMYPVNAPVPLERLRKR; this is translated from the coding sequence ATGTCAATAACCGCGCCTGCCGGAACCGACGGCTCCGGGAGCGGGAAAGCCGGCGGCTTCACGAGGCGCCTCTTTCTTGCCGCCCTGGCGGTGGCGCCTGCGATCCTTGCCATCCCGTCATCCCTTAGAGCGTTTTTCCTGCGCACCTTCCCCGTAAGGACCGTCGAGAGGGATACCTTCGCCTTCGATGCCGGTACGGGAACAATATACTGGAAAGAGACGAAATCAAGGGAGCCTTTCGCGCTGCTCCTTGACGGTCTCGTGGAGAAACCGATACGCCTCTCCTACGCGGAGCTTCAGGCCATGCCCCAGGTCTCGCAGATTTCCGATTTCCACTGCGTCGAAGGGTGGTCGATACAGGATGTGGAATGGAAGGGGATAAGATTCCAGGAGCTGCTAAAAAAGGTGAAGCTCACGGATGGGGTCGCCTACGTGACATTCCATTCTCTCGGATCGACCGGCAGTCAGCCTTTCGGGCAGGACCACTACATCGAATCTTTTGCAATCAAAGACCTGGTTGACCCGAAAAAGGAGTGTCTCCTCGCCTTCGGACAGGACGGAAAACCCCTTACCCATGACCATGGGGCGCCCTGCCGGGTGATCGCTCCCTTCGATCTGGCGTACAAAAATATCAAATTCGTCTGCCGCATGGAGTTTTCGCAATATCAAAAGGCCGGGTGGTGGACCCTGGTGGAACCGATGTACCCCGTGAATGCGCCCGTTCCATTGGAACGGCTCAGAAAAAGATAG
- the cutA gene encoding divalent-cation tolerance protein CutA yields the protein MEEIIQITFTAAARETAETIGRRLVGERLAACAQINGPIQSIYWWKGNLEEAEEWLCVLKSRRSHYDRIEGVIKKLHPYELPEITATMIDNALPGYRAWVIEETAPPDGSLC from the coding sequence ATGGAAGAGATTATACAGATCACCTTCACTGCCGCTGCCAGAGAGACGGCGGAGACGATCGGAAGGCGGCTGGTCGGGGAAAGGCTTGCGGCCTGCGCCCAGATCAATGGTCCCATACAAAGCATCTATTGGTGGAAGGGCAATCTGGAAGAGGCCGAGGAGTGGCTCTGCGTGCTCAAAAGCAGGAGATCCCATTACGATAGGATTGAGGGGGTCATAAAAAAGCTTCATCCCTACGAGCTGCCCGAGATAACCGCCACGATGATCGATAATGCCCTGCCGGGCTACAGGGCATGGGTCATCGAGGAGACCGCGCCCCCGGACGGCTCCTTGTGTTAA